In Hyperolius riggenbachi isolate aHypRig1 chromosome 10, aHypRig1.pri, whole genome shotgun sequence, a genomic segment contains:
- the LOC137534474 gene encoding zinc finger protein 154-like, producing MENERSHVTERILQLALEIIFLLTGENYKPVKETSNVNTPHSQRGFKKRCFTEPFSPFLTPENHQKNNGKKILEIANKIIELLTREAQHHVNVEITGGDEETHVTEDEETSSMCGSTNRSPMEKCPSPPLCQGFAQEHNRSLCDNQDKHQIIVKGETQTEKKQMSLMSDVLAKEEAAPAERSRDKSPPEICTDPLYSPDPAQEHHNSTYSDQGEGLSDVEVEVPEEARNNVQCKKKKVPTNGSGDGDLPQTCQNRPCSPDSAQELQKISQTTQSEALLVVKVEDMDDEEEYGRCHEQTEGEEQVSTYIGSDGRYSLGNMHKRPVAFQVGEAKDDTILDSAGLCHPNLSSCQSSLETPTYKISPQERFSKTEEPLSYQTTPTGEDTFSWSEGEEGFTQKSHQDQNWEGEAKPYSCSICGKSFRVKSVLIRHEKVHTGEKPYECSQCGKSFAQKSDLAEHERIHTGEKPYPCPECGKSFAKKTNLARHLRMHSGVKPYACSICEKAFTQKAALDEHVRIHTGEKPYACTHCGKCFAQKSAYAEHQRVHTGERPYACAECGKCFTQGSALAKHQRVHQNQKPRSCPQCGKLFPSDFLLALHERVHQANYQYLPSGASSATINTGAICRK from the exons ATGGAAAATGAGAGAAGTCACGTTACTGAGAGGATATTGCAACTTGCCCTGGAGATCATCTTCCtgttgactggagag AATTACAAACCTGTGAAGGAGACCAGTAACGTCAACACACCTCATTCACAAAGAGGATTTAAGAAGAGATGTTttacagagcctttttctccattcctgACACCAGAAAACCACCAGAAAAACAATGGCAAGAAGATCCTAGAAATCGCCAATAAAATTATTGAGCTGCTTACAAGAGAG GCTCAGCATCATGTAAACGTTGAGATCACAGGAGGAGATGAAGAGACACATGTGACAGAGGATGAGGAGACAAGTTCTATGTGTGGATCCACAAACAGAAGTCCAATGGAGAAATGCCCCAGTCCTCCTTTGTGCCAGGGCTTTGCACAAGAACATAACAGGAGCTTATGTGATAATCAG gacaAACACCAGATTATTGTTAAAGGAGAAACCCAAACGGAAAAAAAACAGATGTCTTTGATGTCCGATGTGCTGGCTAAGGAGGAGGCAGCTCCTGCTGAGAGATCCAGAGACAAAAGTCCACCAGAGATTTGTACAGATCCTCTATATTCCCCAGATCCTGCACAGGAACATCACAATAGCACATATAGTGATCAG GGTGAAGGCCTATCCGATGTTGAAGTTGAAGTCCCAGAGGAAGCGAGGAATAATGTGCAGTGTAAGAAGAAGAAAGTCCCCACTAATGGATCTGGAGACGGAGATCTGCCACAGACGTGTCAGAATCGTCCTTGTTCTCCAGATTCTGCACAAGAACTTCAGAAGATCTCACAGACCACCCAG AGTGAAGCCTTGCTTGTTGTCAAAGTGGAAGATATGGATGATGAAGAGGAATATGGGAGGTGTCATGAGCAGACTGAAGGGGAGGAGCAAGTTTCCACTTACATTGGTTCAG ATGGAAGGTACAGCTTGGGTAACATGCACAAACGTCCAGTGGCCTTCCAAGTTGGTGAAGCAAAAGATGACACCATATTAGATTCTGCAGGTCTTTGTCATCCAAACCTGTCATCTTGTCAATCATCGCTGGAAACTCCAACGTATAAAATATCCCCACAGGAGCGTTTTAGCAAAACTGAAGAGCCACTGTCATACCAAACAACTCCTACTGGTGAAGACACGTTCTCCTGGTCTGAAGGTGAAGAAGGCTTTACTCAGAAGTCACATCAAGATCAAAACTGGGAGGGCGAAGCAAAGCCGTATTCGTGTTCCATTTGTGGCAAGTCGTTCAGGGTGAAGTCTGTTCTGATTCGACATGAGAAGGTCCATACTGGGGAAAAGCCCTATGAATGTTCTCAGTGTGGGAAGAGTTTTGCGCAGAAGTCTGACCTTGCTGAACATGAGCGAATTCATACAGGAGAGAAGCCTTATCCTTGTCCCGAATGTGGAAAGTCATTTGCCAAGAAGACTAATCTCGCCCGACACCTGAGGATGCATTCAGGGGTAAAGCCCTATGCGTGCTCAATTTGTGAGAAAGCATTTACCCAGAAGGCCGCTCTTGATGAGCATGTACGAATTCACACAGGGGAAAAGCCttatgcttgcactcactgtgggAAGTGCTTTGCACAGAAGTCAGCTTACGCAGAACATCAACGAGTCCACACGGGAGAGAGACCTTATGCTTGTGCAGAATGTGGCAAGTGCTTTACACAGGGCTCTGCTCTGGCCAAACACCAAAGGGTCCACCAGAACCAGAAGCCACGTTCCTGCCCTCAGTGTGGCAAGCTGTTCCCATCAGACTTTCTTCTTGCTCTACATGAAAGGGTCCATCAAGCTAACTACCAATATTTACCTAGTGGGGCATCTTCTGCAACCATAAACACTGGGGCAATCTGTAGAAAATGA